The Prunus persica cultivar Lovell unplaced genomic scaffold, Prunus_persica_NCBIv2 scaffold_18, whole genome shotgun sequence genomic interval TGCCGTCTCTTCTGGACCAgttccctcctcctcctcagcTCCCAACCGTAAGCACCAATCTTCGCTGCTTTCTATTTCTGCttcccttcttttcttctgtttgATTTCCCAaatccattttttttcattcaatttcaGCTGCGCCTTATGAATCATCTGGATGATTGtgtgcttttcttgttttctgtttCAGTGCGCGTTTCCAGCTGCTGTTTTGTTCTACTCATCAGGCTGTGATTCCAATGACGCCTACACGATTCCACGGAGCTACCCCATTGTTCTCACTGGTATTTAAGCTCTACGCTCTGCTCTATGCATTCTTCAAGAATGTGTTTCCTTCCTTGTTATTAAACTTGCAGAAGAAAATGTAGAATTTAACCACTTCTTCAAGTTAGTGTTGTCGTTTAAAAGCTTCAGAGTGTATCGGAGGCATTATACGAGTGGTTTCTCCTGATTAGTTGGTTTAAACAAAGCTTTAGATAGAGCTATGTGTTTTCTGTTTAACATTAATatgtttcctttttgtttaatGATCATTTCATAGTTAGTAGCTTTCTTGCAAGTGTGCATGTACTCATGTCTTGTTGTTTGTTCCTATGGGtgttttcctaattttgtgcagAGGGTGATGGGACAAAAATTTATGTTAGTTGCATTGCGTTCCGGGATCCAGTCAGCGAGGATATTGCTGAAGCTTTTGTGTACCTGCAAATTCATTTGCAGATAAGTGTATCTGTCT includes:
- the LOC109946376 gene encoding uncharacterized protein LOC109946376 — protein: MSFWYLSSGRGSEQNGPVFSFLPCERASETELNLKSSFIFYPLNQISTSNSLSLKFICLFVHSTCRLFWTSSLLLLSSQPARFQLLFCSTHQAVIPMTPTRFHGATPLFSLRVMGQKFMLVALRSGIQSARILLKLLCTCKFICR